The following are encoded in a window of Brevibacillus ruminantium genomic DNA:
- a CDS encoding DUF350 domain-containing protein, with protein sequence MFVWTGAGAILLSVLMWVDSLFTKYNDLTEMKKGNVAVTTRFVMKLFAQGFILSQSITKSNDLWEALLASVVSFVILFLLEWVVEKILQAVAGLNLDEGTKQGKVAYALLAGSFHVVGALIIGACL encoded by the coding sequence ATGTTCGTCTGGACAGGCGCAGGTGCCATCCTGTTGTCTGTACTGATGTGGGTGGATTCGCTCTTTACCAAATACAATGATTTGACAGAGATGAAAAAGGGTAATGTCGCCGTGACAACCCGGTTCGTGATGAAGTTATTTGCCCAGGGATTCATTCTGTCGCAGTCAATCACGAAGTCCAATGATCTCTGGGAAGCATTGCTTGCTTCCGTGGTATCATTTGTGATTTTATTCTTGCTGGAATGGGTTGTGGAAAAAATACTGCAAGCAGTTGCGGGGCTCAACCTGGATGAAGGTACGAAGCAGGGAAAAGTCGCGTATGCGCTTCTTGCAGGCTCCTTCCACGTGGTAGGCGCCCTGATTATTGGCGCATGTCTGTAG
- a CDS encoding PspA/IM30 family protein has translation MSIFKRLRDLTMSNLYALIEKAEDPIKMTDQYLRDMQEDLAEAEKAVAAQIVLEKKFKQLYEEQEALVKKRDEQAHVAAQAKNIDLARRALEEKKAAEQKMAEYKAGYEQNKAAADNLREKLTEMKKQITELKNKRETLAARVNAAKAQKQINQSMSGFDSSTAMAGLKRMEEKAMQLEAEAEASGELYKKESSLDDEIAKLNKDQQVEDELAALMKKYEG, from the coding sequence ATGTCCATTTTTAAACGTTTACGTGACCTGACCATGTCAAATCTGTACGCGCTGATAGAAAAAGCGGAAGATCCGATTAAAATGACAGATCAGTATCTCCGTGATATGCAAGAAGATTTGGCAGAAGCGGAAAAGGCAGTAGCCGCTCAAATCGTTCTGGAAAAGAAATTCAAACAGTTGTATGAAGAGCAGGAAGCGCTTGTGAAAAAGCGGGACGAACAGGCTCATGTGGCGGCCCAGGCGAAAAATATCGACCTCGCCCGCAGAGCGTTGGAGGAAAAGAAAGCGGCCGAGCAGAAAATGGCCGAATACAAAGCTGGCTACGAGCAAAACAAGGCTGCTGCTGACAACCTGCGTGAAAAACTGACCGAAATGAAGAAGCAAATCACCGAGTTGAAAAACAAGCGGGAGACGCTGGCTGCTCGTGTGAACGCGGCCAAAGCTCAAAAGCAGATCAATCAGTCGATGTCTGGATTTGATTCCAGCACAGCCATGGCTGGCCTGAAGCGCATGGAAGAGAAAGCCATGCAGCTGGAAGCAGAGGCAGAAGCGAGCGGTGAATTGTACAAAAAAGAGTCGTCTCTCGATGACGAGATCGCCAAACTGAACAAGGATCAGCAGGTCGAGGACGAATTGGCTGCGCTGATGAAAAAATATGAGGGGTAA
- a CDS encoding DUF4178 domain-containing protein — translation MSVWKRIQNIFAKHELPQGELSLLTVGPGDVVEVSLSTYQVTGKTRNLNRNAVMLTLQDGSRIRYLLIEERERTVYQLYDMIDGRLDSPEEIPTTIEMDDHAYHLEEQYFGKVTALGSAPFQASGEQHVWQYQSDDRRLLRIEWQDGRFLLYEGESILPADVQVLRGT, via the coding sequence ATGAGTGTATGGAAGCGAATTCAAAACATCTTCGCCAAGCATGAGCTTCCTCAAGGGGAATTGAGCCTGCTGACGGTTGGACCTGGAGATGTCGTCGAGGTATCGCTATCGACCTATCAAGTGACGGGAAAGACTCGAAATCTCAACCGCAATGCGGTCATGCTTACCTTGCAGGATGGCAGCAGGATACGCTACCTTCTCATTGAAGAGCGGGAGCGGACGGTTTATCAGCTGTATGACATGATTGACGGCCGTCTGGATTCTCCGGAAGAGATTCCGACGACGATTGAGATGGATGATCATGCCTATCATTTAGAGGAGCAGTATTTTGGCAAAGTGACAGCACTTGGAAGCGCGCCGTTTCAAGCTTCCGGGGAGCAGCATGTCTGGCAGTATCAATCCGATGACAGGAGATTGCTTCGAATCGAGTGGCAAGACGGACGCTTTTTGCTTTATGAAGGGGAAAGTATTCTTCCGGCTGACGTACAGGTGTTGCGCGGAACTTAG
- a CDS encoding DNA topoisomerase III, which yields MKVVIAEKPDQAMKLAGPFPHRKKQGYLEITPNRLFPQGAVVTWAIGHICELVPPEAYNPAWKKWSLQSLPLIPEKFRHQVTRAKAKQFGIIKQLLRRPDVREIIHAGDAGREGELIVRTIIEQCGVKKPMKRLWISSLTEKAVVAGFESLLDEVETANLYQEAYSRSCADWLVGMNASRVYTILLKNKGIHDVFSAGRVQTPTLALVVKREKEIANFKPEPFWEVLATFQMDGKIYEGTWQKDGESRIKEPELAERITAFCRGKAASVAEVVQERKEYLPPYLFNLSSLQATANRLYKFSPQKTLEVAQKLYLKGYLSYPRSDSSFVTSEEARTFPEILAKLAKQSDFSGYFPTAKNSVAGDRRYVNQKKVTDHYAIIPTEQVPTVSRLADEERKIYDLVARRLIAAHCESALFDYTTVMTLVDGRATFVSKGKVQIRAGWRSVLFDEEKESDDALLPPLAEGEEGQVQKVKVKESKTQPPKRYTEGQLITLMKTAGKHLDNQELEKVLMKTEGLGTEATRAGIIGMLKQRKYIEVKRNQVFATQKGMLLIEVIGDKILASPEMTARWEQRLAEIGQGQASAQAFMEQVRKLSQKIVDDAVEQSAHWNLQSYEVAELPKQTSRFRLGKKVAECRVCGGDLVDKGDFYGCANYQKTKCSVTVSKLIMGKKVTETNVKKLMEQGKSNKIKGFKKGQDSLDGFLVWDDQEKKAKVEQG from the coding sequence ATGAAGGTCGTCATAGCAGAGAAACCGGATCAGGCGATGAAGCTGGCGGGACCCTTTCCACATCGAAAAAAACAAGGATATTTGGAAATCACACCAAACCGTCTGTTTCCACAAGGGGCTGTCGTTACATGGGCCATCGGCCATATCTGCGAGCTGGTGCCCCCGGAAGCGTACAATCCAGCATGGAAAAAATGGTCCTTGCAGAGCCTGCCGCTGATCCCGGAAAAGTTTCGGCATCAGGTGACGAGAGCAAAAGCCAAGCAATTTGGCATCATCAAGCAGTTGCTGAGACGTCCAGATGTGCGAGAAATCATCCACGCCGGCGATGCCGGGAGGGAAGGGGAGCTGATCGTCCGCACAATTATTGAGCAATGCGGTGTGAAAAAGCCCATGAAACGCTTGTGGATTTCGTCTTTGACGGAAAAAGCGGTGGTTGCCGGATTTGAATCGCTTCTCGATGAAGTCGAAACAGCGAATCTCTATCAGGAGGCGTACAGCCGCTCCTGTGCTGATTGGCTGGTCGGAATGAATGCTTCCCGTGTCTATACCATCCTGTTAAAAAATAAGGGAATTCATGATGTGTTTTCCGCCGGACGTGTTCAGACGCCGACCCTCGCCCTGGTGGTCAAGAGGGAAAAGGAAATCGCCAATTTCAAGCCGGAGCCGTTTTGGGAGGTGCTGGCTACCTTCCAGATGGATGGAAAAATCTACGAAGGCACCTGGCAGAAGGATGGCGAGTCTCGAATCAAAGAGCCGGAATTGGCAGAGCGGATCACCGCGTTTTGTCGGGGTAAAGCAGCAAGCGTGGCAGAGGTCGTACAGGAGCGAAAGGAGTATCTGCCGCCCTACCTGTTTAACCTCTCGTCCCTGCAAGCGACAGCAAACCGGCTGTATAAGTTTTCACCGCAAAAAACGCTCGAGGTAGCGCAAAAGCTTTATCTGAAGGGGTATCTTTCCTACCCTCGTTCCGATTCCAGCTTTGTCACCTCGGAAGAAGCACGGACATTTCCCGAGATTTTAGCCAAGCTGGCAAAACAGTCCGATTTCAGCGGGTATTTCCCCACTGCCAAAAACTCAGTTGCGGGAGACAGGCGTTACGTCAACCAAAAAAAGGTGACGGACCACTATGCCATCATCCCCACGGAGCAGGTTCCGACAGTATCCAGACTTGCCGATGAGGAACGAAAAATTTACGATCTGGTGGCCCGGCGGCTGATTGCCGCTCACTGTGAAAGCGCCTTGTTTGATTATACAACCGTAATGACCCTGGTCGACGGGCGCGCCACGTTTGTCAGCAAGGGCAAAGTACAAATCCGTGCAGGCTGGAGGAGCGTCCTGTTTGATGAGGAAAAAGAGAGCGACGATGCGTTGCTGCCTCCGCTTGCAGAGGGTGAAGAGGGACAGGTACAAAAGGTAAAGGTAAAAGAAAGCAAGACACAGCCACCTAAGCGATATACAGAGGGGCAACTGATTACTTTGATGAAAACAGCGGGGAAGCATTTGGACAATCAGGAGCTGGAAAAGGTCCTGATGAAAACGGAAGGGCTGGGAACAGAGGCTACGCGGGCCGGGATCATCGGGATGTTGAAGCAGCGAAAATACATCGAGGTCAAAAGAAATCAGGTCTTTGCCACCCAAAAAGGCATGCTTCTCATCGAGGTGATCGGAGACAAGATCCTGGCCTCGCCGGAGATGACTGCGCGCTGGGAGCAGCGACTTGCTGAAATCGGGCAGGGTCAGGCATCCGCACAAGCTTTTATGGAACAGGTAAGAAAGCTGTCCCAGAAAATTGTGGATGATGCCGTCGAACAATCCGCGCATTGGAATCTGCAAAGCTATGAAGTGGCGGAGCTGCCGAAGCAAACTTCCCGGTTTCGCCTGGGGAAAAAGGTGGCAGAATGTCGGGTTTGCGGCGGCGATTTGGTAGACAAAGGAGATTTTTACGGCTGCGCCAATTACCAGAAGACGAAATGCAGTGTCACCGTGTCCAAGCTGATTATGGGCAAGAAAGTGACGGAAACCAATGTCAAAAAGCTGATGGAGCAAGGAAAGAGCAACAAGATCAAGGGCTTCAAAAAGGGACAGGACAGCCTTGATGGTTTCCTGGTCTGGGACGATCAGGAGAAAAAGGCAAAAGTGGAACAGGGGTGA
- a CDS encoding NAD(P)/FAD-dependent oxidoreductase gives MEHIQVLIVGGGIAGMSAAIWCERLGLRCVLIEREEQLGGQLSQIRNAIWDFPPGIYPDGEALRRELLSHPALQKQSIRLGESLTAIDPSSRTVTTSRTTYRVDYLIIATGVSPNEIPALDGCSRLLSPWFSTTAEAKSVAGLDVAVIGGGDRAAESVHNLIPHARAVYLLVRRNHLRARAQWAELLEGHPSLQIFWETNITDYREEGEKVVLTLHSPRANVPASLHVDRILPRIGVHANLDGLDQFLGINQDGYLLAGPLQQTEGTGSSWIYAVGDVTNGAEYASLSLAIGQAMKAVKHISLQVKEQ, from the coding sequence GTGGAACATATACAGGTACTAATTGTTGGCGGCGGCATTGCGGGGATGTCTGCCGCCATTTGGTGCGAGCGTCTTGGACTTCGTTGTGTGCTCATCGAAAGAGAGGAACAACTGGGCGGGCAGCTATCCCAGATTCGCAATGCCATTTGGGACTTTCCGCCCGGTATCTATCCAGATGGAGAGGCGCTTAGGCGGGAACTGCTTTCCCATCCAGCCTTGCAAAAACAGTCGATTCGCTTGGGAGAATCTCTCACCGCGATTGATCCCTCCAGCAGAACGGTCACGACCAGCCGAACGACGTATCGGGTCGATTACCTCATCATCGCTACAGGTGTAAGCCCGAACGAGATTCCCGCCCTGGATGGCTGTTCCCGGCTGTTGTCTCCCTGGTTCTCCACCACCGCGGAAGCCAAAAGTGTAGCCGGACTGGATGTCGCTGTTATCGGTGGCGGGGATCGGGCTGCGGAAAGTGTACATAATCTCATCCCGCATGCACGAGCGGTCTATCTGTTGGTTCGTCGCAATCATTTGCGCGCCCGTGCTCAATGGGCCGAATTGCTCGAGGGCCATCCGTCGCTGCAGATTTTCTGGGAAACGAACATCACAGATTATCGCGAAGAGGGCGAAAAAGTTGTGCTCACCTTGCATTCGCCGCGTGCCAATGTCCCTGCTTCGCTCCACGTTGACCGGATTTTGCCCAGGATCGGCGTGCATGCCAACCTGGATGGACTAGACCAGTTTCTCGGCATAAATCAGGATGGCTACCTTCTGGCGGGGCCGCTTCAGCAGACAGAAGGTACGGGCTCCTCCTGGATCTATGCGGTCGGTGACGTGACTAACGGTGCAGAATACGCCAGTCTCTCTCTGGCCATCGGTCAAGCCATGAAAGCAGTCAAGCATATTTCCCTCCAAGTAAAGGAGCAATGA
- a CDS encoding LCP family protein, with product MENTQKNGVPTAKQRRAKRNKKGLRLWLMLTSCFLIMALIVGGGYVLSKLDDTLDEVTDDPYKLPDQPVVEQKYEENKSLSILIIGTDTRKNEGMLNTDVLLLAVADPDDKKVTMVSLPRDTRVKIPEYPDYHKINGVFALGEGIRQRAEKKGEPVTENGVTLLKKTVESMLGIPVDHYILLDFDGFKAAIDKLGGVEVTVDRELVYELPSGGVYRTLKPGKQVLNGEQALGFVRHRVDRRGSRFDSSDFDRNRRQQEVIRVVTDKMTSADGLTKALAVLETAGKHVKTDLSKDQIKGLALDFRSFSSDKIVSLDNGAVWQYPYTVWPRESMNEVRRILLSERGIKSEIAMSDAAISDVARAEPRKPSTGTQSTTGSNANSPKPQDPKLVGEQTKPATPAASTKPPAKAQPANHQGENAPPPDIGGGELAPENMPPPDIISPQPWEPNTPSMEQNGGQNG from the coding sequence TTGGAGAATACGCAGAAAAACGGGGTACCGACAGCGAAACAAAGACGGGCAAAGCGGAATAAAAAAGGTCTTCGGCTCTGGCTCATGCTGACGAGTTGCTTTCTGATAATGGCGTTGATCGTCGGTGGAGGTTACGTACTCTCCAAGCTGGATGATACGCTGGACGAGGTCACGGATGACCCGTACAAACTGCCGGATCAGCCTGTGGTGGAACAGAAGTACGAAGAAAACAAATCGCTCTCCATCTTGATCATTGGTACGGATACGAGAAAAAATGAAGGCATGCTGAATACGGATGTCTTGTTGCTCGCAGTCGCAGACCCCGATGACAAAAAAGTGACGATGGTCTCCCTGCCGCGTGATACCAGGGTAAAGATTCCCGAGTACCCGGATTACCATAAGATCAACGGTGTATTCGCGCTTGGCGAGGGAATCCGGCAGCGCGCAGAGAAAAAGGGAGAGCCCGTCACAGAAAATGGCGTTACGCTGTTGAAAAAAACTGTTGAAAGCATGCTGGGGATTCCCGTTGACCACTACATACTCCTTGACTTCGACGGCTTCAAGGCCGCCATCGACAAACTGGGAGGGGTGGAGGTAACAGTAGATCGCGAGCTGGTCTACGAACTTCCGAGCGGTGGTGTCTACCGTACGCTTAAGCCTGGCAAACAGGTGCTGAACGGGGAGCAGGCTCTCGGGTTTGTACGGCACCGAGTAGACAGACGAGGGTCAAGATTTGATTCCAGCGACTTCGACCGGAACCGGCGCCAGCAGGAAGTCATCCGGGTCGTGACCGACAAGATGACGTCGGCTGATGGATTGACCAAAGCGCTGGCCGTTTTGGAAACGGCAGGGAAACACGTAAAGACAGACCTGTCCAAGGATCAGATCAAGGGCTTGGCGCTTGATTTTCGGAGCTTCTCCTCGGACAAAATCGTCTCACTTGACAATGGTGCTGTATGGCAGTATCCCTATACTGTATGGCCCCGAGAAAGCATGAACGAAGTTCGCCGTATTTTGCTCAGTGAGCGAGGCATAAAATCCGAGATAGCCATGAGCGATGCGGCGATATCGGATGTAGCGCGAGCAGAGCCGCGCAAGCCCAGCACCGGAACACAGTCGACGACGGGAAGCAATGCGAACTCTCCGAAGCCGCAGGACCCGAAACTGGTGGGTGAACAGACAAAGCCGGCTACTCCGGCAGCTTCAACGAAACCGCCAGCCAAGGCACAGCCAGCGAATCATCAGGGTGAAAACGCTCCGCCACCAGACATTGGCGGGGGCGAACTGGCTCCTGAAAACATGCCTCCTCCTGATATCATCAGCCCGCAGCCATGGGAGCCCAACACACCATCCATGGAGCAGAATGGCGGACAAAATGGATAG